One part of the Nitrospira sp. genome encodes these proteins:
- a CDS encoding DUF3631 domain-containing protein has translation MTRILDSQDAFLRTIEQAGLTPPERIIADGRLHRFSSNGDPDDDAGWYILHTDGIPAGAFGCWRSDVNETWSAGPGPEATAADQANHARQLLDLRRTREEEEWRRHAEAALRAQALWNQAAPAPVSHPYLQRKRIQSHGLRVDGENRLIVPVMIGGTLSSLQFIAPDGGKRFLPGGQVHGGSHVLGSIEGAMVIGEGAATCASIHEASDLPTVMAFSAGNLLSVARALRAQYPRAAVIVAGDNDVSGIGQAKAQEAAEAIGGRVVLPDEAGTDFNDVAQASGLDVVRLRIHAAMPSGRHIFDEVYAYLGKFVSYPSEAAHVAHALWIVHTHLMDASESTPRLAFLSPEPGSGKTRALEITETLVPRPVEAINATPAYLFRKISDPAGRPTILFDEIDTVFGPRAREHEEIRGVINAGHRRGAMAGRCVIKGKEILTEELPAFSAVAMAGLGNLPDTILTRSIIIRMRRRAPGEHVEPYRRRIHSPEGYRLRDRLASWAAEHEAALNLCPAMPEGITDRNADVWESLLSIADEVGGIWPDRARVSAVTLVTDAMGAPPSLGVRLLKDLRTVFGDRECASTNDLLAGLIDVEDSPWGDLKGKPLDGRRLAKLLRPYDITPKPIRIETSVFKGYTRADLHDAWTRYLQPESSSPPIGLPDIASVTSVTKITGEEVIYVD, from the coding sequence ATGACGCGCATTTTAGATTCTCAGGACGCGTTTCTCCGGACTATCGAGCAAGCAGGCCTCACGCCGCCAGAACGCATCATAGCGGATGGCCGACTCCATCGCTTTTCAAGCAACGGAGATCCTGACGACGACGCGGGATGGTACATCCTGCACACCGATGGAATTCCGGCAGGCGCATTTGGCTGTTGGCGTTCTGATGTCAATGAAACATGGTCGGCAGGGCCTGGCCCCGAGGCAACGGCAGCTGACCAGGCCAACCATGCTCGGCAGCTTTTGGACCTTCGACGGACCCGTGAAGAGGAAGAGTGGCGACGGCATGCGGAAGCGGCGCTGCGTGCCCAGGCTCTTTGGAACCAGGCGGCTCCGGCACCGGTAAGCCATCCCTATTTGCAGCGGAAGCGGATTCAGTCGCACGGCCTACGGGTCGATGGTGAGAATCGGCTGATCGTGCCGGTGATGATCGGCGGTACGCTCTCCAGCTTGCAATTTATCGCGCCGGATGGGGGAAAACGATTTCTTCCTGGTGGCCAGGTCCACGGCGGGTCCCATGTGCTCGGCTCCATTGAGGGCGCAATGGTCATCGGTGAAGGGGCTGCCACATGCGCCTCGATTCATGAGGCATCGGACCTGCCCACGGTGATGGCGTTCTCGGCTGGAAATCTTCTCTCGGTCGCACGGGCTCTGCGAGCCCAGTATCCACGCGCTGCGGTGATTGTGGCGGGTGACAATGACGTGTCTGGAATCGGCCAGGCGAAGGCACAAGAAGCGGCGGAGGCAATCGGCGGCAGGGTAGTGCTGCCGGACGAAGCGGGAACCGATTTCAATGACGTGGCGCAGGCCAGCGGTCTCGATGTGGTGCGTCTCCGTATTCATGCGGCCATGCCCTCTGGCCGGCACATTTTTGACGAGGTCTACGCGTACCTCGGGAAATTTGTCTCGTACCCTTCGGAGGCTGCTCACGTGGCGCACGCCCTGTGGATCGTGCACACGCATTTGATGGACGCGTCGGAGAGTACGCCGCGCCTGGCGTTCCTTTCGCCGGAGCCAGGGTCGGGGAAAACGCGGGCGCTAGAAATTACCGAGACGCTCGTCCCTCGTCCTGTCGAAGCCATCAACGCCACGCCCGCCTATCTCTTTCGGAAGATTTCTGATCCGGCAGGAAGACCGACCATCTTGTTTGATGAAATCGATACGGTGTTCGGCCCGCGTGCACGCGAGCATGAAGAAATTCGAGGTGTTATCAACGCCGGTCATCGACGTGGGGCGATGGCGGGCCGGTGCGTGATTAAGGGAAAGGAGATTCTGACGGAGGAGCTTCCCGCCTTCAGCGCCGTGGCGATGGCAGGACTCGGCAATCTGCCCGATACGATCTTAACGCGCTCCATCATCATCAGGATGCGTCGGCGGGCACCAGGGGAACACGTTGAACCGTACCGCCGACGAATACATTCACCAGAGGGCTACCGCTTGCGAGACCGCTTGGCGAGTTGGGCTGCCGAGCATGAAGCTGCCTTGAATTTGTGCCCCGCGATGCCGGAGGGGATCACCGACCGAAATGCCGACGTGTGGGAAAGCCTGTTGTCCATCGCCGATGAGGTAGGAGGAATCTGGCCGGATCGGGCTCGTGTATCCGCTGTAACTCTTGTAACCGATGCCATGGGAGCCCCACCTAGCCTAGGTGTCCGCCTATTGAAGGACCTGCGGACGGTGTTTGGGGATCGAGAATGTGCCTCGACTAATGACTTGTTGGCGGGCCTGATCGATGTTGAGGATTCTCCTTGGGGGGATCTCAAGGGAAAACCCTTAGACGGGCGACGGCTCGCTAAACTACTTCGCCCCTACGACATCACGCCTAAACCCATCCGAATCGAGACCTCCGTTTTCAAGGGGTACACCCGCGCCGATCTTCACGATGCGTGGACACGGTACCTCCAACCGGAATCTTCTTCTCCACCTATAGGTCTCCCTGACATAGCATCGGTTACATCAGTTACAAAAATTACGGGGGAGGAGGTTATTTATGTGGATTGA
- a CDS encoding YajD family HNH nuclease: protein MTRGNQSHQDQSHRERALKLFPWICAHCGREFDGKKLSQLTVHHKDHNHQNNPPDGSNWELLCLYCHDNEHQRYQAVDAPGEAIPDPQQNPPSPFTPFARLAALLKRPT from the coding sequence ATGACACGGGGCAACCAGTCTCATCAGGACCAGAGCCATCGAGAGCGGGCACTCAAACTCTTTCCCTGGATCTGCGCCCACTGCGGGCGCGAATTCGACGGCAAGAAACTGAGCCAGCTCACCGTCCATCATAAGGACCACAACCATCAGAACAATCCGCCCGACGGAAGCAATTGGGAATTACTCTGCCTCTATTGTCACGACAATGAGCATCAGCGGTATCAGGCCGTTGATGCGCCCGGAGAGGCCATTCCAGACCCGCAGCAAAATCCCCCGTCACCCTTCACGCCTTTCGCACGCCTCGCAGCTCTACTGAAGCGCCCCACCTAG
- a CDS encoding HK97 family phage prohead protease: protein MSTTKWATAQVKSLDNRRIEFVASHERVDRDSEVVIVAGIDLIEFLINPILCLQHDTRKTAVARVENLRRARIDGAMALIGNAVFPDRPASNDALADVKAGLLNSVSIGFRVLERGGPILPDQHGQTFLKTSLLEISLVTLPACATCVVTSKSAGGCRCSEQNALDGLLIVGDEIVFDEDLTRMVRTAARQSMRQVIHDETRRAVNYYRGRIDD, encoded by the coding sequence ATGAGCACAACGAAGTGGGCAACGGCGCAGGTGAAGAGTCTCGATAATCGACGGATTGAGTTTGTCGCCTCGCATGAACGGGTGGATCGTGATTCCGAAGTGGTAATCGTGGCAGGGATCGACCTAATTGAGTTTCTGATAAATCCTATCTTGTGTTTGCAACACGATACGAGAAAGACGGCGGTCGCGCGGGTGGAGAACTTACGGCGGGCCCGCATCGACGGCGCTATGGCGCTCATCGGTAACGCGGTGTTCCCTGATCGACCGGCAAGCAATGACGCCTTGGCCGATGTGAAGGCGGGCTTGCTTAATTCTGTGAGCATTGGCTTTCGGGTCCTGGAGCGAGGCGGACCGATCTTGCCCGATCAACACGGACAGACGTTTCTAAAAACGTCATTGCTGGAAATCAGTCTGGTGACGCTACCGGCCTGTGCAACGTGCGTGGTGACGTCCAAGTCTGCGGGCGGGTGCCGATGCAGCGAACAGAACGCGCTGGACGGACTGCTGATCGTCGGGGACGAAATTGTGTTCGACGAAGATCTCACACGCATGGTCCGCACGGCGGCGCGGCAGAGCATGCGGCAAGTGATCCACGATGAGACGCGGCGAGCAGTGAATTATTACAGAGGGCGGATCGACGATTAA
- a CDS encoding VF530 family protein has protein sequence MEQPPPTSHPRDPLHGITLEMIVTQLVERHGWEELGRRLPVRCFLNNPSIKSSLTFLRKTPWARERLELMYIVERT, from the coding sequence ATGGAACAGCCGCCGCCCACGTCTCATCCGCGCGATCCTTTGCACGGGATCACACTGGAAATGATCGTCACCCAACTGGTCGAGCGCCACGGGTGGGAAGAATTGGGCCGGCGGCTCCCCGTGCGCTGTTTCCTCAACAACCCCAGCATCAAATCCAGCCTCACGTTTCTGCGCAAAACGCCCTGGGCGCGCGAGCGGCTGGAATTGATGTACATCGTGGAACGGACATGA
- the ychF gene encoding redox-regulated ATPase YchF, with amino-acid sequence MSVKCGIVGLPNVGKSTLFNALTKSGIAAENYPFCTIEPNIGIVEVPDARMQALADIVKPQRMQYATTEFVDIAGLVAGASKGEGLGNQFLATIRETDGIVNVVRCFEDDNVIHVSGKVDPLSDIGTIVTELALADLTTVEKAQEKNLKAVRAGDKDAAKLGELLPLVAACLNEGKPARMMKLDPAQRALLRPLCLMTMKPVMYVANVSEKGFTNNPLLTRVEEYAAKEGAPVVAICAALESEIAVLSDEEKKEFLADTGMTEPGLNRLIRAAYQLLGLQTYFTAGVKEVRAWTIHVGDTAPQAAGVIHGDFEKGFIRAEVIGYDDYIACKGEAGAKEKGKMRLEGKEYVVQDGDVMHFRFNV; translated from the coding sequence ATGAGTGTGAAATGTGGAATCGTCGGGCTGCCCAATGTGGGCAAGTCTACCTTGTTCAATGCGCTGACCAAGTCGGGGATCGCCGCGGAAAATTATCCGTTCTGCACGATCGAGCCGAATATCGGCATTGTAGAAGTGCCGGATGCGCGCATGCAGGCGCTGGCGGATATCGTCAAGCCGCAACGCATGCAATATGCCACCACCGAATTTGTGGACATCGCCGGATTGGTGGCCGGCGCCTCGAAAGGTGAAGGGTTGGGCAACCAATTCCTCGCAACGATTCGTGAAACCGACGGCATTGTCAATGTCGTGCGCTGCTTCGAAGACGACAATGTCATTCACGTGTCCGGCAAAGTCGATCCGCTGTCCGACATCGGAACGATTGTAACCGAGCTGGCTCTCGCCGACCTCACCACCGTAGAAAAAGCTCAGGAGAAAAACCTGAAAGCCGTCCGCGCCGGCGACAAAGACGCTGCGAAGCTGGGCGAATTGCTCCCGCTGGTCGCCGCCTGCCTGAACGAGGGCAAACCGGCCCGCATGATGAAACTGGACCCGGCGCAACGCGCCTTGCTGAGACCGCTCTGCCTGATGACGATGAAGCCGGTGATGTACGTGGCCAATGTCTCGGAAAAGGGCTTCACGAACAATCCCCTCCTGACCCGCGTGGAGGAATATGCCGCGAAAGAAGGGGCGCCGGTCGTGGCGATTTGCGCCGCGCTGGAATCAGAGATCGCCGTGCTCTCAGATGAAGAAAAGAAAGAATTTCTTGCCGACACCGGCATGACGGAACCGGGGCTCAACCGTCTGATCCGCGCCGCGTATCAACTCTTGGGCTTACAGACCTACTTTACGGCAGGTGTGAAGGAAGTACGTGCCTGGACGATTCATGTCGGCGACACCGCCCCACAGGCCGCCGGTGTCATCCACGGCGACTTTGAAAAGGGCTTTATTCGCGCTGAGGTGATCGGTTACGACGACTATATCGCCTGCAAAGGAGAAGCGGGGGCGAAAGAAAAAGGCAAGATGCGGCTGGAAGGCAAGGAGTACGTCGTCCAAGACGGCGACGTCATGCACTTCCGGTTCAATGTCTAG
- a CDS encoding translation initiation factor has protein sequence MKAKKRIPTDGEPIQWKSPFAALGKITLPPTTAEQSPPTQAEPAQKKHRGRVDIIRQTAHRGGKTVTVVTGFVGISQAEKERLAKSIQTACGAGGTVKEGRIEIQGDQRKLIARILTDAGFRPVFAGG, from the coding sequence ATGAAAGCCAAGAAGCGGATCCCCACAGACGGAGAACCAATCCAATGGAAGAGTCCATTTGCAGCGTTGGGGAAGATCACGCTTCCACCGACCACGGCTGAGCAATCTCCGCCGACGCAAGCAGAACCGGCCCAAAAGAAACACCGTGGCCGAGTGGATATCATCAGACAGACCGCTCATCGAGGGGGAAAGACCGTCACCGTGGTGACAGGTTTTGTCGGAATCAGCCAGGCTGAAAAGGAACGGCTCGCAAAGAGCATCCAGACAGCCTGCGGAGCCGGAGGAACAGTCAAAGAGGGGCGGATCGAGATTCAGGGTGACCAGCGAAAGCTGATCGCACGCATCTTAACAGACGCCGGATTTCGCCCGGTGTTTGCCGGCGGCTGA
- a CDS encoding antibiotic biosynthesis monooxygenase yields MPHVLIIHEVEAYPAWKTMFDQAAGIRKTAGEIRYQLLRYDTDANRIVHFSEWSSLDNARRFFESPELVEIRRKAGVKAPDFLYLREIEHGLL; encoded by the coding sequence ATGCCGCACGTGTTAATCATTCATGAAGTCGAGGCCTACCCGGCTTGGAAAACGATGTTCGACCAGGCAGCCGGCATCAGGAAGACTGCCGGAGAAATCCGCTATCAGCTGCTGCGATACGACACCGACGCCAACCGTATCGTGCACTTTTCAGAATGGTCGTCCTTGGACAACGCTCGTCGCTTCTTCGAATCACCGGAGTTGGTCGAGATCAGAAGGAAGGCAGGAGTCAAAGCCCCGGACTTTCTCTACCTGCGTGAAATCGAGCACGGCCTGCTCTAA
- a CDS encoding YaeQ family protein translates to MAPNATIFKATLHIADMDRHYYEDHTVTLARHPSETDERMMVRLLAFSRHAHDALLFGRGIGSEGEPALWQKDLTGAIDLWIEVGEPDEKIIRQACGRATRVVVYSYGGRGADRWWEKTGTTLSRCTNLTVVTIPQDESRAMAHLAQRSMDLHCSIQDGQILMGDGTTAVQIELATIHSTAI, encoded by the coding sequence ATGGCCCCCAACGCCACCATCTTCAAAGCCACCCTGCATATCGCCGACATGGATCGCCACTACTATGAGGATCACACCGTCACGTTGGCTCGCCATCCGTCTGAGACCGATGAACGCATGATGGTGAGATTGCTGGCTTTCTCACGACACGCACACGACGCCCTTCTGTTCGGTCGCGGCATCGGCAGTGAAGGCGAGCCGGCACTATGGCAAAAAGATCTCACGGGCGCGATCGACCTCTGGATTGAGGTGGGTGAGCCCGATGAAAAGATCATACGACAGGCCTGCGGTCGCGCAACCCGGGTCGTCGTCTATTCCTACGGCGGCAGAGGAGCCGATCGGTGGTGGGAGAAGACCGGCACTACCCTCTCTCGTTGCACGAATTTGACCGTGGTCACTATCCCGCAAGATGAAAGCCGCGCAATGGCGCACCTTGCGCAACGCAGCATGGATCTCCATTGCTCTATCCAGGACGGACAGATCTTGATGGGCGATGGCACCACTGCCGTACAGATCGAGCTTGCCACCATTCATTCAACCGCAATCTGA
- a CDS encoding terminase large subunit, producing the protein MQQVDPLEFYSLLQWIDGRPLLDVMEPYRQEIHRTALYSFRPDGSPRYRRTLTGRAKKNSKTTDAVLAALYRCLIWKSLGGRGNQVYFVASDLGQANDDLDLCKLIIRRNPLLDAELTIRSNVIERKDGEGFLEILAAGDADGLHGKTYAFLVVDELHTQRDYKVLEALEIDRTRPDAQQWFASYASLSRAAGVPINDMLRQHEKSTDPRLYVSWYSGTIEEANPSLNGPLGPTLEDILDAQRSLPSWIFRRLCLNLPGQPDGAAFDAGKVEEAVVVGRTIIPPQAGVTYRAFCDLSGGGADDATMAIAHGYEGVAILDLLIDQGQRVNGTFSPEETVKKFADVLKEYGCATITGDRYAAQWPVQAFLKHGITYRPAEHNRSQLYAALEPLANSGQVELLDHPKLFPQLIGLIRKGEKIDHVNGEHDDHANSAAGGLVSAHRQAGRPVGVFMDPTDDPDAMELRSARDTQNILQAVGTRKFWFPGE; encoded by the coding sequence GTGCAGCAAGTTGACCCGTTGGAATTCTACAGCTTGTTGCAGTGGATCGACGGGCGCCCATTGCTCGACGTGATGGAACCGTACCGGCAGGAGATCCATCGCACGGCCCTCTATTCATTCCGGCCCGATGGGTCGCCTCGATACCGGCGCACCCTCACAGGGCGGGCGAAAAAGAATTCCAAGACGACCGACGCCGTGTTGGCTGCGCTCTATCGGTGCCTGATCTGGAAGTCTCTAGGTGGCCGAGGCAACCAAGTATATTTCGTGGCCAGCGACTTGGGCCAGGCCAACGACGACTTGGACCTCTGCAAGCTCATCATTCGGCGCAATCCGCTGCTCGATGCTGAATTGACGATCAGGTCGAATGTCATTGAGCGAAAAGATGGTGAAGGCTTCCTGGAAATCCTCGCGGCTGGTGATGCCGATGGACTGCACGGAAAGACGTACGCCTTCCTGGTCGTCGATGAGCTGCATACGCAACGCGACTACAAGGTTTTGGAAGCCTTGGAAATCGACCGGACACGACCGGATGCGCAGCAATGGTTTGCCAGCTACGCCAGCCTGTCCCGTGCTGCTGGTGTGCCGATCAATGACATGTTGCGGCAGCATGAGAAGAGTACTGACCCTCGCCTCTACGTCTCCTGGTACAGCGGCACGATTGAAGAAGCCAACCCCTCCTTGAACGGTCCACTCGGCCCGACGCTAGAGGATATTCTCGATGCGCAGCGGTCGCTCCCGTCCTGGATCTTCCGGCGGCTGTGCCTGAACCTCCCTGGCCAACCGGACGGCGCAGCCTTCGACGCAGGGAAAGTGGAGGAGGCGGTTGTTGTAGGCCGGACAATCATTCCACCTCAAGCCGGTGTGACGTATCGCGCGTTTTGCGACTTGTCTGGCGGCGGGGCCGACGATGCGACCATGGCGATTGCGCATGGCTATGAAGGCGTGGCGATTCTGGATCTCCTGATTGACCAGGGCCAACGCGTCAATGGCACGTTCTCGCCAGAGGAAACGGTCAAGAAGTTTGCCGACGTGCTGAAGGAATATGGCTGTGCAACGATCACAGGGGATCGGTATGCGGCGCAGTGGCCGGTGCAAGCCTTCTTGAAGCACGGCATCACGTACCGGCCTGCCGAGCACAATCGTAGCCAGCTCTATGCGGCGTTGGAACCGCTCGCGAATAGCGGCCAGGTCGAACTGCTTGACCATCCCAAACTGTTTCCCCAACTCATCGGTCTGATTCGCAAAGGTGAAAAGATCGACCACGTCAACGGCGAGCACGACGACCATGCGAATAGCGCCGCCGGTGGACTGGTCTCAGCTCATCGGCAAGCCGGGCGGCCTGTCGGTGTCTTCATGGATCCGACCGACGATCCTGATGCAATGGAGCTGCGGAGTGCGCGGGATACGCAAAACATTCTTCAAGCAGTCGGGACACGCAAATTTTGGTTCCCAGGCGAGTGA